One genomic window of Kosmotoga olearia TBF 19.5.1 includes the following:
- a CDS encoding AlwI family type II restriction endonuclease codes for MIKPNYPVDDEGEPINHAPGNKPDTECYYRTFKAICEVTLNTSNLQWVQEGQPVMRHLRNFKREHEFENI; via the coding sequence TTGATAAAACCAAACTACCCTGTAGATGATGAAGGAGAGCCCATCAATCATGCACCCGGTAATAAACCAGATACCGAGTGTTATTATAGAACATTCAAGGCTATATGTGAGGTAACCTTGAATACTTCTAATTTACAATGGGTACAAGAAGGGCAACCTGTGATGAGACATCTAAGAAATTTCAAAAGAGAGCATGAATTTGAAAATATTTAG
- a CDS encoding APC family permease, whose product MGEKKSIGLWSAVSIGVGGMVGAGIFSILGTACQIGGNAVYLSFVIAGIVALFSTYSYAKLGAKYPSAGGPVEFLVRSFGSGILSGGFNILLWIGYILALSLYARAFAAYALTFFPDAPSMLLNIFATGIILLFVFVNFIGSKAVGRSELFIVTIKVGILVLFAIAGFFFIKPELLSPSRFPPVNNILFAAAIVFLAYEGFGLITNAAEDMKDPAKTLPRALYLSVFIVIMIYVGVSLAVIGNLPLPEIVRAKDYALAEAAKPFLGSIGFTIIAIAALFSTASAINATLYGGANVSYIIAKEGELPKYFEKKVWGRGIEGLFITAGLVILFANLFDLSKIAMVGSASFLLVYAAVNIGHLRLRKETHGNLILIWLAIIGNLVSFSILVRYLLSHSLLTLVFLMIILFFSFTGEWLYRKCTKREIKVRKNV is encoded by the coding sequence GTGGGTGAAAAGAAATCGATAGGACTTTGGTCTGCTGTGTCAATAGGTGTTGGTGGTATGGTGGGGGCAGGAATATTTTCGATATTGGGTACTGCTTGCCAGATAGGAGGCAATGCTGTATATCTTTCTTTTGTTATCGCGGGGATCGTAGCACTTTTTAGTACGTATTCTTATGCCAAATTGGGAGCAAAATATCCATCTGCTGGTGGACCTGTTGAGTTTCTGGTCAGGAGTTTTGGTAGTGGGATTTTAAGCGGAGGGTTCAACATTCTGCTGTGGATTGGCTATATTCTGGCACTCTCCCTTTATGCACGAGCGTTTGCAGCATATGCGTTGACTTTTTTTCCAGATGCTCCCTCAATGCTACTGAATATATTTGCGACAGGTATTATTCTTTTATTCGTCTTTGTTAATTTTATTGGGTCGAAGGCTGTGGGTAGATCGGAATTATTTATTGTTACAATAAAGGTGGGAATACTCGTATTATTTGCCATTGCTGGGTTTTTCTTTATAAAACCAGAACTATTATCTCCCTCTAGATTTCCACCAGTTAATAATATACTTTTTGCAGCAGCGATTGTTTTCCTTGCGTATGAAGGGTTCGGTTTGATTACAAATGCTGCAGAAGACATGAAAGACCCTGCTAAAACTCTTCCTCGAGCTCTCTACTTGAGTGTTTTTATTGTTATTATGATCTATGTTGGTGTGTCATTGGCAGTGATAGGAAATTTGCCATTGCCTGAGATTGTGAGAGCAAAGGATTATGCCCTGGCCGAAGCGGCTAAACCTTTTCTTGGCTCAATAGGGTTCACGATAATTGCTATTGCTGCTTTATTTTCAACTGCGTCAGCTATCAATGCGACCCTTTATGGCGGAGCAAACGTTAGTTACATAATTGCTAAAGAAGGCGAATTACCTAAGTATTTCGAAAAAAAAGTTTGGGGAAGAGGAATAGAGGGCTTGTTTATAACAGCCGGACTTGTTATACTATTTGCTAATTTGTTTGACCTCAGCAAAATTGCTATGGTAGGCAGCGCATCATTCCTTTTAGTTTATGCAGCCGTTAATATCGGACACTTGAGATTACGAAAGGAAACTCATGGCAATCTAATCCTGATATGGCTCGCTATCATAGGAAATCTTGTTTCATTCTCGATATTAGTTCGTTATTTACTGAGTCATTCTCTGTTGACATTGGTATTTTTGATGATTATCCTGTTTTTTAGTTTTACTGGTGAGTGGTTATACAGAAAGTGTACTAAAAGAGAGATTAAGGTTAGGAAAAATGTATGA
- a CDS encoding DNA-methyltransferase codes for MLNIKLILGDCIEELKKLEAESVDLIFADPPYNLSGENHLTVHAGKPVKLDKGEWDKIDNIHEFNLNWIKECIRVLKPHGTIWISGTLHNHPSIGMALKQLGLWIINDVVWYKPNATPLLSKNRFVPSTEIIWVAGKSKKYYFNYELAKEMNKGKQMRNLWTIKAKRHITPHPAEKPEELLERIILIGSNEADTILDPFMGSGTTGVVAKRYNRNFIGIEINQEYFEWAKERIEKTIVKPSLFGSIKKSV; via the coding sequence ATGCTTAATATAAAACTTATTTTAGGGGACTGCATAGAGGAACTAAAAAAACTCGAAGCTGAAAGTGTAGATTTAATATTTGCGGATCCACCTTATAATCTATCAGGCGAAAACCATCTTACTGTACATGCAGGTAAACCAGTAAAACTCGATAAAGGCGAGTGGGATAAAATCGATAATATTCACGAATTTAATTTGAATTGGATAAAAGAATGTATCAGAGTTTTAAAGCCTCATGGAACAATATGGATCTCAGGGACATTACATAATCATCCTTCCATAGGAATGGCCCTTAAACAACTTGGTTTATGGATAATTAATGATGTGGTCTGGTATAAACCAAATGCCACCCCACTTTTATCAAAAAACAGATTCGTTCCCTCAACTGAGATCATTTGGGTTGCAGGTAAAAGTAAGAAGTATTACTTCAACTATGAATTAGCAAAAGAAATGAACAAAGGAAAACAAATGAGAAATTTATGGACAATAAAAGCAAAAAGACATATAACTCCCCACCCCGCAGAAAAACCAGAAGAACTGCTGGAAAGAATAATCCTGATTGGTAGCAATGAAGCAGATACAATCCTGGATCCGTTTATGGGTTCAGGCACAACAGGTGTTGTAGCTAAAAGATATAATAGAAACTTCATAGGAATAGAAATTAATCAAGAATATTTTGAATGGGCAAAAGAAAGAATTGAAAAAACGATCGTAAAACCATCTTTATTCGGGTCTATTAAAAAATCTGTGTAA
- a CDS encoding DNA methylase N-4/N-6, with the protein MKTGHIYKGDCIKVMREHIKDENIDLIYADPPYNLSGKSLNLINNKTGGPFYKMNEDWDTWDYNEYVEFTENWFVMLPEKLDKKSSNFV; encoded by the coding sequence ATGAAAACAGGTCATATTTATAAAGGAGACTGCATAAAGGTAATGCGAGAACACATAAAAGATGAGAATATTGATTTAATCTATGCCGATCCGCCTTACAATCTGTCTGGAAAAAGTCTTAATTTGATAAACAATAAAACTGGTGGCCCATTTTACAAAATGAATGAAGATTGGGATACCTGGGACTATAATGAATATGTAGAATTTACAGAAAATTGGTTTGTAATGCTCCCCGAAAAACTGGACAAAAAATCAAGCAATTTTGTGTAG
- the mnmA gene encoding tRNA 2-thiouridine(34) synthase MnmA, producing MLVKIGVALSGGVDSAVAAAILKAEGHDVVGYHMKNLPDTLFELVPEKKKVCCSPSDTIDTHKIAAKLGIELRIVKLNDIFRKEIIDYFIREYQAGKTPNPCVRCNDLMKFGALMEKAFGDGMEKFASGHYARIVEHPKYGLSLARGVAKYKDQAYFLSRIKRRKLPYIIFPNGNMTKEEIRDIARELGLPVHSKKESQELCFIPDNDYRRFLLEEGIEIKPGEIVDLEGNVLGRHKGLAFYTVGQRRGLGIVSDKKLYVVALDADKNRVVVGPKEAVMRKKFRAIEPNWLADLDEKELRCQCQIRSNMKAQGATIRIFSNIVEVEFDKPALAITPGQLAVFYDGNIVLGSAFIENVVS from the coding sequence ATGCTTGTGAAAATAGGTGTGGCATTGAGCGGCGGAGTCGATAGCGCGGTAGCTGCTGCGATTTTAAAGGCAGAGGGGCATGATGTTGTCGGATATCACATGAAGAACCTTCCGGATACGTTATTTGAACTTGTCCCTGAAAAGAAGAAGGTTTGCTGCAGTCCTTCAGATACTATCGACACGCACAAAATAGCGGCCAAGCTCGGGATTGAACTGAGGATAGTAAAATTGAATGATATTTTCAGGAAAGAAATTATCGATTATTTCATAAGAGAATATCAAGCAGGAAAGACACCGAATCCTTGTGTTCGTTGTAATGATCTGATGAAATTTGGTGCTCTCATGGAGAAAGCCTTCGGCGACGGAATGGAAAAATTTGCCAGCGGGCACTATGCGAGAATTGTTGAGCATCCGAAGTACGGATTAAGTCTTGCTCGCGGAGTTGCTAAGTATAAGGACCAGGCTTATTTTCTTTCAAGGATAAAGAGAAGAAAACTTCCGTATATAATCTTCCCCAATGGTAATATGACCAAGGAAGAGATAAGGGATATAGCAAGAGAATTAGGGCTTCCAGTTCACTCAAAAAAGGAAAGCCAGGAACTCTGCTTCATACCAGATAACGATTACAGGCGGTTCCTTCTTGAAGAAGGGATTGAGATTAAACCCGGTGAGATAGTCGATCTGGAAGGGAACGTTCTCGGTAGACACAAAGGGTTGGCTTTTTACACTGTTGGCCAGCGTCGCGGGCTTGGAATAGTTTCTGATAAAAAACTTTATGTTGTAGCTCTTGATGCGGATAAAAACCGTGTTGTAGTCGGCCCAAAAGAAGCGGTGATGAGAAAAAAATTCAGAGCAATTGAACCGAACTGGTTGGCTGATCTAGATGAAAAAGAGCTTCGGTGTCAGTGTCAGATAAGAAGCAACATGAAGGCTCAGGGCGCAACAATAAGAATCTTCAGTAATATAGTGGAAGTCGAATTTGACAAACCGGCGCTGGCTATAACACCCGGGCAATTGGCGGTATTTTACGATGGCAACATCGTTCTGGGAAGTGCCTTCATTGAAAACGTCGTTAGTTGA
- a CDS encoding DNA-methyltransferase, whose product MKFHVLCRFEKRSFLDEALPELLPSFLLSRVSLPLSAPPCLYFISLLFSCPILQGSSIWLKEAWRVLKSNVSLYVSCTYHNIGEIIFLAKKIGFRLNNIITWYKTNAMPNITKRTFTHSTEYVCWFVKGNKWKFNYEELKKINPNKRKDGKPKQMRDFLNFIEMPIVQGKERIKGENGRAIHPTQKPEKLLEIIIIASSNEGDIVLDPFFGTGTTGVVAERLNRKWIGIEINEKFIKVAKNRVYGGIGHA is encoded by the coding sequence GTGAAATTCCATGTTCTCTGCAGATTTGAGAAACGCTCTTTTCTCGACGAAGCCCTTCCAGAATTATTGCCATCTTTTCTTCTGTCGAGAGTTTCTTTGCCATTATCTGCACCCCCTTGCCTTTATTTTATCTCTCTACTTTTTTCCTGTCCAATTCTTCAGGGGAGCAGTATATGGTTAAAAGAAGCATGGAGAGTTTTAAAGTCTAACGTAAGTTTATATGTGTCATGTACATACCACAATATCGGAGAAATTATATTTTTGGCTAAGAAAATAGGTTTTAGATTAAATAACATAATTACGTGGTATAAGACAAATGCAATGCCAAACATAACTAAACGTACTTTTACCCATTCTACTGAATATGTGTGTTGGTTTGTAAAAGGAAACAAGTGGAAATTCAATTATGAAGAACTAAAGAAGATCAATCCTAATAAAAGAAAAGATGGAAAACCGAAGCAAATGAGGGATTTCCTGAATTTCATTGAGATGCCTATTGTTCAAGGAAAAGAGAGAATTAAAGGTGAAAATGGCAGAGCGATTCATCCTACACAAAAACCAGAGAAATTGCTAGAAATAATTATAATCGCATCATCCAATGAAGGGGATATTGTTCTGGATCCTTTCTTTGGAACTGGAACAACAGGTGTTGTGGCTGAGAGATTGAATCGTAAATGGATAGGCATTGAAATAAATGAGAAATTTATTAAAGTTGCAAAAAATAGAGTTTACGGAGGCATAGGACATGCTTAA
- a CDS encoding DUF202 domain-containing protein, protein MKISKKEIEKCKEFDTNKLILRDYLAISRSKLANERTLLAYVRTGFMFFVSGLSLIKLFPTETIWVFFGYSLIPMSVFTIILGIIRFRQTERDIAKSYKMKKVYEEDRKNFGN, encoded by the coding sequence ATGAAAATTAGCAAAAAAGAAATTGAAAAATGCAAAGAATTCGATACGAACAAGCTAATACTTCGCGATTATTTAGCTATTAGCAGATCAAAACTTGCTAATGAAAGAACGCTGCTTGCCTACGTACGAACAGGATTCATGTTCTTCGTTTCTGGATTATCTCTCATAAAGCTTTTTCCAACGGAAACAATTTGGGTTTTCTTTGGTTATAGTTTGATTCCAATGTCCGTATTTACGATCATTTTGGGAATTATTCGTTTCAGACAGACAGAAAGAGATATCGCTAAATCATATAAAATGAAAAAAGTTTATGAAGAGGATAGAAAAAATTTTGGAAATTGA
- a CDS encoding HD domain-containing phosphohydrolase encodes MKILAVDDNKENIYMLETLFKSYGYEVESSQNGVEALEKLAEQDFDVVISDILMPEMDGFQLCRRVKMDDRLKEIPFILYTAAYTDPEDRKFALSLGVDRFIIKPLEPDAFVKIVREVIQNHKVKPLNNNKVVNKEEIVYLKNYNERLIKKLEDGMLQLEEKNKELEQSYKKVQRTLDSVVETIGLVIEMRDAYTSGHQRRVSQLACAIAREMNLSEEQIEAVRIAGLLHDIGKISIPTDILNKPDKLNKFELGIVRNHPQTAFEILKDVEFSQPIAEIVLQHHERIDGSGYPNGLKGNQILTEAKILAVSDVVEAMAFHRPYRPALGIAKALEEITTNSGNLYDPETVKACIAVFSRGFDFEKER; translated from the coding sequence ATGAAAATTCTGGCTGTTGATGATAACAAAGAAAATATCTATATGTTAGAGACTCTGTTCAAGAGCTATGGTTATGAAGTTGAATCTTCCCAGAATGGTGTTGAAGCTCTGGAGAAATTGGCCGAACAGGATTTTGACGTGGTAATTTCCGATATTTTGATGCCCGAGATGGACGGCTTTCAATTATGTCGCAGGGTGAAAATGGATGATAGATTAAAAGAAATCCCTTTTATACTTTATACCGCTGCCTACACCGATCCAGAAGATAGAAAATTTGCCCTCAGCCTTGGAGTCGATAGGTTTATTATCAAGCCATTAGAACCAGATGCTTTTGTTAAGATAGTAAGAGAAGTTATTCAGAACCATAAAGTGAAACCTTTAAACAACAACAAGGTAGTGAATAAAGAAGAGATTGTATATCTTAAGAACTACAACGAGAGATTGATCAAGAAATTGGAAGATGGAATGCTTCAGTTAGAAGAAAAAAATAAAGAACTCGAACAAAGCTATAAAAAGGTACAGAGAACCCTGGATTCCGTTGTTGAAACAATAGGATTGGTAATTGAAATGAGAGATGCCTACACTTCTGGTCATCAACGACGCGTAAGCCAGCTTGCCTGCGCTATTGCCAGAGAAATGAACCTGTCAGAAGAACAAATTGAGGCTGTTCGTATAGCTGGCCTTCTACATGATATTGGCAAGATATCCATACCGACAGATATTTTGAACAAGCCCGACAAACTGAATAAATTTGAACTCGGAATTGTAAGAAACCATCCACAAACTGCATTTGAAATATTAAAAGACGTGGAATTTTCCCAGCCCATAGCTGAGATTGTGCTCCAGCATCACGAACGAATAGATGGATCTGGTTATCCTAATGGCTTGAAAGGTAACCAAATTCTCACAGAAGCGAAGATACTAGCAGTGTCAGATGTTGTTGAAGCCATGGCGTTCCACAGACCTTATCGTCCGGCACTTGGTATAGCTAAAGCTTTAGAGGAGATCACCACAAATTCAGGTAACCTCTACGACCCTGAGACTGTAAAAGCTTGCATAGCAGTGTTCTCGCGGGGATTTGATTTTGAAAAAGAAAGGTAA
- a CDS encoding sensor histidine kinase codes for MNKLMNVFRMSLFVSLLIIFLAVTFGIYLPMKNELTKELNEKFSNNAKLSKKAIDNFLKRCIQGAESLSSRTMIRKMIVEYLSGNITFKELQKYTAPKYLDGANVLQNLKRATRIVSGNIIASVGSLDNLDIGKAISCEDVSETTLDIEFENQFIVVNVCSPIRENTTHNFVFMTSSRGRNGENATVIGHDLVSFDMTKLLDEINTGNIVYEIYIATNSKYISLKGKIFDVLKDDTLSSDGKTTRYTMKLRDTDAFLVASVPNNIIYTRIKKISLTIFIVIAAAFLIVVLLIHFTILTNARKMIKTIEQDNIKIKELERLKSEFLATMSHELRTPLNSITGFVSMILQGISGEINEEQRKQLSMVHSSSIHLLNLINDILDISKIEAGRMSFSKERFNIKDVISEVVQNVSLLISKKEVKLITEIPDEIPEIYSDKRRVFQILLNLVSNAIKFTEKGEVRIKCEVDGNKLKISVSDTGKGIKEEDMETLFEAFRQISGSARRRYQGAGLGLYLSKKLVTLLGGEIWVESEYGKGSTFTFTLPLKSVEENNHEEKSTGDR; via the coding sequence ATGAATAAGTTGATGAACGTCTTCAGAATGAGTCTGTTTGTTTCTTTGCTGATCATATTTCTCGCTGTGACCTTTGGGATTTACCTGCCAATGAAAAATGAACTTACAAAAGAACTCAATGAAAAATTTTCAAACAACGCTAAATTATCCAAGAAGGCCATTGACAATTTTCTTAAGCGTTGTATTCAGGGAGCAGAAAGCCTTTCTAGCCGTACTATGATCAGAAAGATGATAGTTGAATATCTCAGTGGAAACATCACTTTCAAAGAACTTCAAAAATATACTGCACCGAAATATCTCGATGGTGCTAATGTTCTCCAAAACTTAAAAAGAGCCACACGGATTGTTTCAGGAAACATCATTGCTTCTGTTGGAAGCTTAGACAATTTAGATATTGGAAAAGCAATAAGTTGTGAAGACGTGTCAGAAACAACTTTAGATATAGAATTTGAGAATCAATTTATTGTTGTCAATGTGTGTTCTCCAATACGTGAAAATACTACTCACAATTTTGTTTTTATGACCTCTTCGAGAGGACGCAATGGCGAAAATGCCACGGTTATAGGTCATGATTTAGTTTCTTTTGACATGACAAAACTCTTAGATGAGATCAATACAGGAAATATTGTATATGAGATCTATATCGCAACTAATTCAAAATACATCTCATTAAAAGGAAAAATATTTGACGTTCTCAAAGACGACACTTTGAGTTCAGATGGGAAAACAACGCGGTACACCATGAAATTAAGAGATACAGACGCTTTTCTCGTTGCAAGTGTACCCAATAATATTATCTATACTCGCATAAAAAAAATATCCCTAACCATTTTCATTGTTATTGCTGCTGCATTTCTGATTGTTGTTCTCTTAATACATTTTACGATTCTCACAAACGCAAGGAAGATGATAAAAACCATAGAACAAGATAATATCAAGATCAAAGAGTTAGAACGTCTTAAATCTGAATTTCTTGCTACCATGAGTCATGAGTTGAGAACCCCTCTCAACTCCATTACTGGGTTCGTTAGCATGATTTTACAGGGCATTTCAGGAGAAATCAACGAAGAACAAAGGAAACAACTCTCTATGGTTCACAGTTCTTCAATACATCTCTTAAATCTGATAAACGATATTCTGGATATCTCCAAGATTGAAGCTGGTAGAATGAGTTTTTCTAAGGAAAGATTCAACATTAAAGACGTTATTTCTGAAGTTGTACAAAATGTTTCGCTGTTGATTTCTAAAAAAGAAGTGAAGTTAATAACAGAAATACCTGATGAGATTCCAGAGATCTACAGTGATAAAAGGAGGGTTTTCCAGATTCTCCTGAATCTGGTCAGTAATGCGATTAAATTCACGGAGAAGGGCGAGGTAAGGATAAAATGCGAGGTAGATGGAAATAAACTGAAAATCAGTGTTTCTGATACAGGAAAAGGGATAAAGGAAGAAGATATGGAAACATTATTTGAAGCTTTTCGACAGATAAGTGGTTCGGCACGGCGCAGGTACCAAGGTGCTGGACTGGGGCTCTATCTCTCCAAAAAGCTTGTGACATTGTTGGGCGGTGAGATCTGGGTTGAGAGCGAATACGGTAAAGGTTCTACATTTACATTCACCCTGCCGCTCAAATCTGTGGAGGAGAATAATCATGAAGAAAAAAGTACTGGTGATAGATGA
- a CDS encoding basic amino acid ABC transporter substrate-binding protein has translation MRKLSLVILLVALAAFAFGKTYVVGTSADFPPFEYVENGEFKGFDMDLIRAIADEMGFNIKIVDMSFDSLIAALVSGNLDIVIAGMTITAEREAVVDFSKPYWTADQSIIVKEDSDYTVTVLFGKHDIGVQTGTTGDLWVEENLVKTKILTGKFKRYDTFVLALTDLINGNVDAIVLDSPVAERFAETRPVKIVGIIVTGEEYGIAVREGNKELLNLINEGIQRLKENGKLGEIVEKYFK, from the coding sequence ATGAGGAAACTGAGTCTGGTTATCTTGCTTGTTGCCCTGGCTGCGTTTGCTTTTGGAAAGACTTACGTTGTAGGAACGAGTGCTGATTTTCCGCCGTTCGAGTACGTGGAAAACGGTGAGTTCAAAGGGTTCGACATGGACCTGATAAGAGCGATAGCTGACGAAATGGGATTCAATATCAAGATTGTTGATATGAGCTTCGATTCCCTTATCGCTGCTCTCGTTTCCGGAAACCTTGACATCGTTATCGCGGGAATGACCATCACTGCGGAACGTGAAGCGGTTGTCGATTTTTCCAAACCTTATTGGACGGCTGACCAGAGCATTATAGTTAAGGAAGATTCTGACTACACAGTTACCGTTCTCTTTGGGAAGCATGATATTGGTGTTCAGACCGGTACAACCGGTGACCTGTGGGTTGAAGAGAATCTTGTAAAGACAAAGATCCTCACTGGAAAGTTCAAGAGATATGATACCTTTGTTCTTGCACTCACCGACCTTATCAACGGCAACGTGGACGCAATCGTTCTGGATTCACCGGTTGCAGAGAGGTTTGCTGAAACAAGGCCGGTGAAAATAGTTGGTATAATCGTTACCGGTGAAGAATACGGTATAGCCGTAAGAGAAGGAAACAAGGAGCTTCTAAATCTGATAAACGAAGGAATTCAACGTTTGAAGGAAAACGGAAAACTTGGAGAAATCGTTGAAAAATACTTCAAGTGA
- a CDS encoding type II secretion system protein → MRKRGFSLVELLIVLAVIAALIATITPVALNAIKKAQATKVAQNLKTLASSFENKAYVDGTAPSSISDLGRDIDTAKYGVAYTESAGDYTVVVFTTEDVDFNTVQGILKDAVSSDPGTSGYTFLSGGLSSTTGGTVFYEFSFVVY, encoded by the coding sequence ATGAGAAAAAGAGGATTTTCACTCGTTGAACTTCTTATCGTTTTGGCGGTTATCGCTGCGTTAATCGCTACAATCACACCGGTTGCTTTGAACGCTATCAAGAAGGCACAGGCTACAAAGGTTGCACAGAACCTGAAGACACTCGCTAGCTCCTTTGAGAACAAGGCATATGTTGATGGCACAGCTCCATCATCCATTAGCGATCTTGGAAGAGATATCGACACAGCCAAGTACGGTGTTGCTTATACAGAGTCCGCCGGAGATTACACAGTCGTAGTATTCACAACAGAAGATGTCGACTTCAACACTGTTCAGGGAATCCTGAAGGATGCGGTATCTTCCGATCCAGGTACCAGTGGTTACACTTTCCTGAGTGGTGGTCTTAGCAGCACAACTGGCGGAACAGTATTCTACGAATTCAGCTTTGTAGTCTATTGA
- a CDS encoding amino acid ABC transporter permease, which translates to MEKINIIIEALPALLNGTWMTLKLTFWSLGLGLILALPFSFGQVYGGRIAKGIIVVYERLFRSIPLLVILFLIFYGFPKINVRFSPFTACILGLGLRSAAYQSQIFRGAIQSVSETQMRAARSLGMSRLQGFRHVVLPQALRIALPGWTNEFTIVLKDSSLAYALGVTELLRQGGYIISTKYEPMLIYLSVAVIYLVITLGINRGLGTVEKKLAIPGFAVKEQIR; encoded by the coding sequence ATCGAAAAGATAAACATCATTATCGAGGCTTTACCGGCTCTTCTGAACGGCACATGGATGACACTGAAATTGACCTTCTGGTCTCTGGGGTTAGGGCTGATTTTAGCCCTCCCCTTTTCTTTCGGCCAGGTTTACGGTGGAAGAATTGCAAAAGGAATCATCGTTGTGTACGAACGACTCTTTAGAAGTATTCCCCTGCTCGTAATCCTGTTTCTGATCTTCTATGGCTTTCCAAAAATAAATGTGAGGTTTTCACCCTTTACGGCCTGTATTCTGGGCCTCGGTTTAAGAAGCGCAGCGTATCAATCACAGATTTTCAGAGGAGCCATTCAATCGGTGAGTGAAACACAGATGCGTGCAGCGCGATCTCTCGGTATGTCGCGTCTTCAGGGCTTCAGACATGTTGTCCTGCCTCAAGCCCTCCGTATCGCACTACCCGGATGGACAAACGAATTCACGATTGTTCTCAAAGATTCTTCTCTGGCCTACGCGCTCGGTGTTACAGAGCTTTTGAGGCAGGGGGGCTATATCATTTCAACAAAATACGAACCGATGCTCATATACCTGAGTGTTGCTGTCATCTACCTTGTGATAACTTTAGGAATCAACCGGGGTCTGGGTACTGTGGAGAAAAAACTCGCTATCCCGGGCTTCGCAGTTAAGGAGCAGATAAGATGA
- a CDS encoding family 16 glycoside hydrolase: MQRIKKGFSLIELLIVLAVIAAVASVMTTIAINAVRAARATKVAYNFRILSQSVTNKIYIDNEIPSTINELGENIDTENYGVAWRGSDGFYEFVVFTSEDVDITTLHEKLLNVSGTVPSGDFTFIAGGKSDFDGMTACYIFLLDEQGNPASMSYGSYTFDEDFDISTLVSVYGRDWVATEQGLMPSKWGEARAILPGDETWTDYTVNVVATYSEGNGYAIYIRATGEADNITAYAFQVDPGYGSGAFLVRPVYDGRERSPIAITWFRNIDDGWTLPIRPEKHYITITAEGNHFTMTFNGIEVLNFTDDRFPSGRVGIRKWHKTDVAFESIEIQQN; the protein is encoded by the coding sequence ATGCAAAGAATAAAAAAAGGTTTTTCACTAATCGAGTTGCTGATAGTTCTTGCGGTAATAGCCGCTGTTGCTTCTGTAATGACCACCATAGCAATAAATGCGGTAAGAGCTGCGAGGGCTACAAAGGTAGCTTACAATTTCAGAATTCTTTCTCAATCAGTAACAAACAAAATTTACATAGACAATGAAATTCCCTCCACTATAAATGAACTTGGAGAAAATATTGATACGGAGAATTACGGTGTAGCATGGAGGGGAAGTGACGGTTTCTATGAATTTGTCGTGTTCACTTCCGAAGACGTAGATATAACGACGCTTCATGAAAAACTCCTGAACGTTAGCGGAACGGTTCCGTCGGGTGATTTTACTTTCATTGCTGGCGGCAAAAGTGATTTTGATGGTATGACTGCATGTTATATCTTCCTGCTGGACGAGCAGGGTAATCCTGCGTCCATGTCTTACGGCTCTTACACCTTTGACGAAGATTTTGATATCAGCACGTTGGTGTCAGTTTATGGAAGGGACTGGGTTGCAACTGAACAGGGACTTATGCCATCAAAATGGGGCGAAGCAAGAGCAATTCTTCCCGGAGATGAAACCTGGACAGATTACACCGTAAACGTTGTTGCAACGTATTCTGAGGGTAATGGTTATGCAATATACATAAGGGCGACAGGTGAAGCTGATAACATAACCGCTTATGCTTTTCAGGTTGACCCCGGATACGGTTCCGGTGCGTTTTTAGTAAGACCTGTATATGACGGTAGGGAAAGATCGCCCATAGCAATAACATGGTTCAGAAATATCGATGATGGTTGGACCCTGCCGATAAGACCAGAAAAGCACTATATAACAATTACTGCCGAAGGTAATCACTTCACCATGACCTTCAACGGTATTGAGGTTCTTAACTTTACAGACGATAGATTCCCCAGCGGACGAGTAGGAATTAGAAAATGGCATAAGACAGATGTAGCCTTTGAAAGCATAGAGATACAGCAGAATTGA